Below is a genomic region from Ziziphus jujuba cultivar Dongzao chromosome 7, ASM3175591v1.
TATTCCCAGAATATTGTTGGGACTTTTACATACTCCATGTTCTTAAAGTTATTAGCAAATTGTTCTGCATTAGCAGCTTCCTTGGTGTAATCAATCTCCTGAAAATAGTTACCGATTGTTAGCAATTTTTTTACATGACAGTTAATTGgagaatcaaaaaaaaaaaaaaaaaaaaaagcaaaaaggaaaTAAAGGGCAGGTtatcaaacaaaattttaaatgcaaatTACAGAAAATGCATATACAATAAGAaactaatttgaattttaaatccttTCTGACAAATAGGAGTAAAAGCATGGCCCAACAATTTGAATTCAACTTCAAGACCCAAATAGCATGTATAAGCATGGCCAGTCATATAGCAATCTTATGTTCCTTAGTTTGATGGCTTCTTAGATTCTAAAAATGGATAAAGCCCCTAATAATACTTGGTTGGAAATACAAACTATAAGACAGCACCGCCAACCCTAGACACTCTAAGATACTTTTTCAAGCCTGCTCCCAATTTGAGTCAAGAGATAGATAGTTTTGACCtatgaaattgaagatgaagccaagTACTTCTTGGGTAAACCTCCAATGTCACAAGAATAAAGCAATAATGACAGGCATATTACTACCTGGTATAAGACACTGGCACACTCATCATATATAGCAACCCAATCCCTCTTTGCACCATCTGATTTTGGGTCAATCTTTTGAAGGTATTCTGCAATGACctggtaaaaaataaaagaacaagcACAATTTATTGAAACACGTTAGAATTCCACTAGCTTTATGAGGTCAAGACATACCTTTCGAAATCTGAATGCAAACAAGACATGTGCAACACTTAATTCGTAAACAAGAgcactaaaaaaagaaaagatgtcAATAGCATAGCATGCTAAATCACTTTAGGGAAAGAATAAGAATATCTAATGGGATTTATTAAGTACTGCAAGCAAGTCAGATACGAACGTAAAGTTGGGGGGAATGAAAGTAAGGTTCACATTAAACTGCAATCATTTCATCGTCAACAAGCGgtgaaaacatttttaaagaGAAGCAAATATAAGAACTAACCCTCAGGTTTTTAAGATCAATATCAAAAAGATCCTTGAGACCAGGCCTTTGTACTTTCACAACAACTTCCTGTCCCTTCAATCTTGCGCGATGGACCTGACCTGCATGAAGAAATATAAAAGTATCACGCATATTTTCTTTATCCTTGACAATATAACATTATATAGATGCTCAAATTTATTCACTTTTTACatgttaaagaataaaaaaaactctttcACAGACACAATCATCAAAGTGAATTCAAGCTTACCAAGACTAGCAGCAGCGATTGGTTCGTAGTCAAACCAATCAAAGACATCATCTAGAGGAGCTCCAAGCTCTTCTTCAACGATATTTACTGCTGTTTCTGATGGGAAAGGAGGAACTTGATCCTGAATGGAAAACAGATCAATTTATTGGCAATGTAAAGAGCCATAAATTTTTAGACAAGATAGGTAAACCATAATAGCAAGTGcgaattaattaaaaaacaatgatGAGAAAAACTAaacttttctttatattttcatCAAGTTAATAGTTTAGGAATAGTAAATatagaaaagataaaataagtatataattcaaaattcaaataaattctaCACTAGGTTCTTGTTggacaaaaatcaaatttatctaGTTTTGTTTATTCAATACACCCCCAGTCAAAAAGAGTTAAGGCTTAAGcataatattttaaaccttaatATTAAATAAGCTTCGCATAATCTGTCTTAAGCATCTATATAGATGACAAATataataagtgaaaaaaaagtagagtatatatatatagttaaactgGCAAGCATCCGTTGTCCCATTCCCACCATTAGGAAGCAGATTAAAAACACCATATAAGGCACTAATTACTTGAtaggataaaattatataagcaTGCATTCACATGAAGCATCCACTTAGAAAGTCTCAATGTTATCATGCCTTAAACTCTTTATTAGAGAAAGCCAATGGCTAAGAGAACAAACACCAACATAGTCTTTGCAAAATAGAGAATGGTCTTTGGTCTCCAAGTGTACAAAAGTCAAAAAGTTACTcttcatttgaatatttttaacagatatatataaaatgataatttttttccaattctCAACAAGCATCCATAACTATCTTCATTTAACTTAGCACAGTTtccaaaataacaaaatgataaagtaataaaaaagaGAACTATTAGAGTTGCCCAAAAGAGttactattttatttgaaaaacatgCTCTCTCCTTTAAAAAAGATgctcaacaaaattaaaagcacTTTTACAGATGCTATGCTCTAAAACCATCTAAAACATTTGCTTTCCCACCTGAAGTTCAGATAACTGATCAACGTATTCTTGAGCTAGAATGTCCACCCTTGTGGAAAACTGCTGGCCAATTTTGATGAATGTTGGACCTAATCTCAAAATACTTTCCTTTAGCCACTTGGCAAGGGCCTTCCGCTTCAATACTTTCTTCTCCTCTGTCATTCCTCCTGCACATTTACTTTAAACCATGAATCTCAAAAGTATATAATAGACATTTGGTAGACAAAAATACAACAGCAGCTGCCAAGTCTTAAAAAAACACATCCAAATTGATTATAAGGATAATAGTACCTCCAGCCTAAGAGATCAACTAACCAGTTAAAAACATCATGCTTCCAACTTAACCATTCAGATGCATTCAAATAACAAGATTATTAACTAGTTGCCAAAGGCACAAGGAATGGCAGCACCTAATGAGTTCATAGAATAAGATTTATCCAGAGCAATATCCCAGCTCTTGGTCCTTTTTTAATGAGAATTTTTCATTAGAGAAGCCTTCTAACAATGAAATCCATAAACAGAGAAACAAATAGTAAACAACACCTTATTCCCTTGTAGATTGTTAAATATCTTCATTTAGTTTATACACTATAAAATTAGGCAAATTCATCCTTAAACTTCGAGAATGCTGTTAATGTCAACTAAACTTACtataaaattaagcaaattCATGCTTAAACTTCAAGAATGCTGTTAATATCAACTAAACTTCTAAACTATTACCAAGCACAACAAAAATACACGTGCCCAATCATTTTCATGGCTAaggagtttttcttttttttttttttttccgatttgGCAAACTCATATTTACTAAACTGGGAGTTATTAATGTATAAAAGAACTTACTTTTTGAGAACCTTTTATTCAATGCAATTCATATGCATTTGAGTAGAGAACATTTTAATACAATGCATGGAATATTGATGTAAGAATTTGAAAACATGAGAACTTTGAGGCAAATTGTATATGTAACAAATACAAAGGTCTTAATAATCAACATTTATATATTACGCAtgcaaaaatttttattttattttacattgttTAAATATGCACCTACGAAAATATAATTTCTGAATAAGCCACTGCatacaaatatttttagttttattatatgCTAATGAATGTAATGTTCTCCCACCCTGACCTGTCAACCATGATAGTTTATTCATAAGCATAATCTATCCAGCGTAATGGAAGCACAACTATAGTACAACTGCAGTACAACTGATCAATCATGGCGTTACAGACTTTTCCACTTCAACAGCCCCTCTTTTctaatagataaatattttaatttgcagTGATAATTttgactataattttttttttttttttttttttttttggtttttcctacAAGTGAGTAGTGACAGACCTCGATAAGTAAATTTCTGATTGTTCAGCCAAGCCCTGAAGATGAATGTCAGAACAAATCCCCATATTTCCAAAGTCCTCTGGATAGTTGAGTAAGTTTTGAATCTACTCCAACGACCACCAGGTGCAACAGAAacctgaaaaataataaattcctTTATACTACGATGTTATTGCatattttttcttggtttttaccAACTACTCCAAACATAGACCTCTAAGGAGTTAACAAACTAATCTGTGCCCCCAACAGATACGTGTGATAATATCTACAGACCAAGAAGGCTTACCTTGGCCCAAAGCCATAAAAATGTGCAATGGAAATGTTAGCAATCCtagtattaaaaagttaaagaaaaataagggaggctaaataaaatttgtgaaaataaaCATCTAAGCCATAATGATAATCCTGCCCTGCCCTACCACCATAGCTTgctcaaattttattttccgtTAGTTTGCTCATCCTAAAAGCTGTCTCCTTATCTTACAAGACATTCACAGAGATAATGtaagttcaaattttttatatatctgaTTCTTCACCTCCACTTATCTTAGCTGCGAACTACAACAGAAAGGAAAACTATTAACTAGTATTGGAAAAATTAAAGCCTAATCACTAACTTCTTCAATTCTtaactatttttcttttgcttaatCATACTATTACGATGCACGCATGGCCTCAATTATCATAGTAGTTGTATTTGACTGCAATCAAATTCAGAATTGAAAGCTAAAATTCCATAGACCCTTCACAACAATAAAAGACTTAAAACACCAATTcagttccaaaaaataaaatatattcaaagcAAAAGCCGTATATCAACCTCTTGTTGCCCACTTCGTTTAAACCATGCCTCCTCTTTACCAATTTCCTCAATCCTTTTCTTCCTCCCTTTCTCTTTCGACTCCGGAAATTCAACGTCTTCCACCACTTCCGAAGCCACaccatttccatttccattcacATACTTCATCAAGCTCCCATTACTCGACCGTTTCACACTCTCAACCTCGAGTACTCCGCCATTCGAATACCCATCCACCGACCCATTACCATACCCATAATTGCTCCCACTGGTACTAGCAGCTCCATTTCCATTCAACACCGCACCATTCACTTCCTTCATCAAATCTCTGTCCCTCTCTTCGACGACCACACCTTCTTCTCTGACAGCTCTGATGATCCGAGTCCGAAAAGAAAGATTGAACCTCGAACATCTATACAAAGAAGGTTTGGAGAGAGAatttctagagagagagagccggCGTTTGAGCGTGGTTTGTGGAGGTAGAAAAGTGAGTTCCGGTATGGGTAGAGAACAAGAAGCCATTGATGGAAATCGAAAGTTGTTTGTTCTCGATATTTTATCAAACCCTAACTGTCACTTTCATTATTCATAGacggtgagagagagagagagagagagagagagagagtggtcGGTTATGCCGTCTGAAAAGAAATAGTGGAGGAAAGAGTAGAATGAGAAAGAAGGAAGACAAAGAGTGTGTTTTGTGAGGAAGAAAAATTTttgctgaaattttttttctttttttttttttctcgggaaaattagaagaaaaaaaatggagggAAAGGGGTGGTTATCGGGAGGACACGTGGAAAGCGCTAAGATGAGCGTTTGGGAAAATGGTGAAATCTGATTGGACGAGATAGTCTCGCTGATTTTCCTCAGCCACAAACTCACCTTGTCCgtttgaaattcttttggaCGCTTTTCGGCTTACGTGCCACGCCACgtggaaatttttatatttatttttattagatatttttaCTCAACAAGTTTGTGAGGTCTCATCATTGTGtgtaactttctttttttttgttttttgtcctTTGCTATAATGATTAATACTAGTCTTTGTAGAGgtttaaaaaatccaaaatattttgaaaattctgctgatatttctattttttatgtggatggaaacaaaatttaaattttaaataaaaaaaataaaatttttgtaatatttatcaaaaatttttatttttttataatttttatagaaatttttgtcaaaatatcaacatcaaatttttaataatttgattaaaaatttatgattttcatagaaatttctgaaatttttattaaattttcaccgaattacaaaaatacccataaaattttttaatttttttttaaaaaattcataaataatattgatattaagtaaaaaaatttattaaattaacttcattgatggTCTTTTTACtctttaattatcttttaaacatttagtgatataaataaaatagaataaattgaattaaataaaattaataaatattaataaagcaaaaatacaaaaattgtagattatattttttagtCTTGCAAATCTTATATTAAGCTAATTTACTAGTAAACAATATTACGCATATGCAACACAAGATAAAGATCATGTGAGTAGAGATGCAGGTCAAAAAATTGATCGTActgttggaaaagactatatatgtaaaaagaaatgtaaaatggagatgtcacaacaagaagaaaattcgatttctatgaattttgaatCAACAAgggttaaaaattattttcataattctTATCCaattgatatttatgaaatgtcATCAAGCAGCAACTCATGAATACCAGCTCAAACTTAACCATCaaagagtagtagttatgcacatagtcaatcAATAATGCAAAATCTATATGATTgacatattaacaattatatgcaaaattattaaagaaatacGTTTTTTCGTAACtatttttcacatttcacatctcaaaatcaaaataaagaagagatcaataatttttaaccaccaaaaaattctatatggtattaaaatgatatttatgaaatataatgtaattattataattgttttatatattttagtaaataaataattttatcggATATGTatgtttttgtatatttttattaataataatttatctatagttattaatatttattataaatcaattgatcttaatataacattcatttaatattttagtaagttttataatcaattttataattgatgGATTTAAGTTAATtgtaaagttttaataaaaaattttattttttaaaataaattttcataattttttataattttttatcgatattcgataattttttatatttccatcaaaatttttatattttaaactcttgatatttccattgatatcaaaattttaaacctgACAAAGAGTATATTTCAAAGTTccaattaaataacaaaaaatgatatttcatagttagttttatatttcggtggaaaatatggattatatatttgtgtttttttttttttaaatttaaaatcatacactagattgatatatatatatatatatatatatatgttaggttacaatatgaataataatacttctagcaaaaataaaaaataaaaaaatataatacacgCAGCctgtaattattttgtattatattaaaatttgcaTCTTAAATTACTTTTAGAAATGATTACAACTTAATTATGTATAACATATTGTATCTCAATTtggtctttaaatttttttttaagaacaatatcaaaTTTGATTCTTGAATTATGATATAGTGTAAagtactttattttattattaattttaattataataaaatttatagttgATATTAGTTTAATATAGCCCTCGAGGACATATTACCTAATTATGtattcttataaaaaaataataatagttgtttgaaaatatatatatatatatatattcatcattttttattttaaaataagatatTCCAAtccaaaattattatcaaaatcacggataaaaatattgatattagttaaaatattgaaattgtaatttacaaaaatatcaatgaatatatcgatattgatgaaaattttttaaaaatataatatacatatatataagtaaatataaTGCTTGCTAGTATATATACGATATTGAAATTTCCAAAAAGTTTGATACTTCCCGATAGAGCCTACCGAGTAAatcgcaattttttttttaaatttttattatttttcaaacaatttcTGTTTATTGCAATAACTAATGAGTAGAGAAAAATGGTTAAACGCTAATTAGGTGTTCCAGACTTGAATGGCATAAATCATAAGTGGAAAACTCAcccaaaacaattataaaaaataaaaaaatctagggCACAAAGCATGGAATTTGACCTCAAATTGCAAACACCCAAAATGTATTTCAATCAAACGCAcggtaagttttttttttttttttttttttcatcctgcaaatttatttcctttttaaactAGTAATGGAATCTATTTgaaaaacacttttaatattacattCACTACgcttaaaaaatgatatttatatcaccccaaaaaaaaaaaaaaaaaaaaaaaaaaaaagcaatgatCCCAAATCAAATCCCACATCCCCAATATGAAAAGATAAATACATATCTAAAAAAAGAATCTCAGAAGCAACCAAGGAGCACACTTTGAATTAAACAATCAAAGACCTCAATccatgattttattaaaaagaagaagatacatTCCATTAAATATTATAGACCTCTATCTATACAAAAGTTTTCTTAcatagaaaagagaaagaaagatacAAGTTAAGGCTTTTCATCTGTATAAACACCAACTACGTTATCTTTGTATACTTAACTAGAAAGAacacaaaaatttaaatgaagCCACAAAAAGCATTCAGTCTATTGACAGTGCACCTCATCAGGACTTGGATCATACATAAGAAAGATACATTCACAATCAAACAAAAAAGTGCTGATTAGCAATCCACTAGCATCTAAATGCTTAGAAATCTTTCAATTTATCATAAGTGCAACTACTGGTAAACTTGTGGAGGATAGTAGCCTGTCCAGATATGGAGTTTTTCCGATTAAAGACAAAACATAAAGTGAGGTTGAGACTGGGAATACAGTGGAACAGTTTTCGTCTAAGAAACCCGAAGCGGGTGCAAGATAATCATAGTGAAAATACTAAGGCAATGAGGCAAGACCAATGAATGTTCTAAAACGTTTTCATAATATATCCTATTAATGACAACATTTGCCACCTTATCTCAACAAGGCTTTAAACAGACAAAATGAATTATGATGCAATAGGAAATTAAAGAACTACAGCCAGAATCATAAATGAGAAAGGGGGCAATCTTTCTTTTCTGTTGATGGTTATTATTGCTTTATTTTGACATGTTAGTGAAAAAGGTGATAATTTTCAGTTATCAAAAAGCTAATGACCATATGACTAAGAAAGCTTACTTCAAATTGTGAGAAAATTAACTCCTCAAGGAGTTTTATCATACCTCTCCTTTGATGTGCTCCAGAagacaaaatacaaaatcaaaaacaataaaagtcaaaaagacaaaacaaaataaaagaggtTACCTGTTTTTTCATGGAGCTGCTGGTGGAAGGTTTTGAGACTGCCATTCCAACTATGGGAAGTTAAACTTGTGAAACAACCTTCAATCATGAACCGAAAAGAAGCctcattcaaaacaaaaagttaatcaccaaagaaaaacaaagatctTGGAAGTTTTTTTGTTCCCTTTACAAATTATAAGTGATGGCAAGAAGCCTCTCAAGATACTTGGAGATCATGCTACTCTTGACACTGCTCGTAAAGCCTTGAAAAGTTAAAGAAAGAgagtgaaaaaaacaaagaaaaagaaaaatccttgACAGAAGACagtcttttaaataaaaaaaaagagagctaAAAGTTCTACTTGTAGTGGCAGACAACAGACAACTTAACATGTCCGATAATCTCAAAGCTCGATATAAGACTGCAAGAAGATGTATCTTAGTTTGACTTCAAAAGTACTGGAATATCTAACTTCAAATGCTCAGTTGACAAGATTTCTCGACATTTTTAAGTCAAGTTTAAATAATAACATTAGTGGAAACTCATTTTTCTGTCTTTGATAAATGTGCTGGCAAGGCAACAAGAAGCAGCTAACAGGTCAGTTGGGACAGATCTGTAGCATCAATCAAGGGAGGTGCTACATAAGAGATAGTTTAGTTgtcattattttcctttttggtcTAGCTGTTATTAATTGGTTcacttaaaaggaaaaaatacaaTGTATAGATGCACATCATTATTTGATGGAGATTGTAAGGTGCATACAGTATCataattttttccctttaagCATACTAAAGTCAGAGTACtgtgaagaaaaaagaaagttcaactCAGGACATACTTTTTTGGAGAAGTACAATTTACAGCTTATTCAAGAAGGTTTAAATTAGTGCCTGCTCAGCGTATATGGCCATTGATTtctttctgaaaaatcttttggCCAAGAAGGAATACAAGAAAATTCTAGAAATGCAAACTCTACACTTCTAAATACCAAGAAAGCAAGCAAAATATATGGTAATCATTCTACTCTTAGAATCATATCAGATTATCATCAAGAGAAACCTAATTTAGTTAACTATATTACAATCAGAAGAGACAAGTTAGGACATAATCTACAAGGTGACTTCAAAAAataggagaaaaaaatattttgtaggGGTCCTACTTAGAATACATGATCCTGCATCCTGTGAATCCTCAATAGTTTTAAATCTTTGCTTCTATTTATACAGGTGAGCAAACTCATACAGACAAATCAAAATTAAGCTTGACCACCTAATGCTAATACATTTACATTCCACCTCCTCAACTCTATAAGACCTAAAACGGTTATGGTACAGCTACAAACCAACCCCCACTAATACTCATTCATACATGTTCATGTTATGAATCAACTCTAGCTTAAGCCAAAGAAAATTACCTATAAGATAATCCAAATCTATAACCTGTAAAATGTCatatggaagaggaagaaaactTAACAAGATGATGCATTCACTATAAAGGTGTTGAATAACTGTTAATTTTGGAAAGCCTACATAAAAACCAAACAATTGTATTAACTCAAGCATCTtcaaaaaaagattataaataaatataagctATCTAACAAAACTAGTCAAGAAATCCTCACAACCACCTTGTTCTTCTTGCCAGCAGATAAAAGAAGAACTTTACCATCCACAATATCttcctcttcaactttcttacTTTCACTATCAACTCTAGAGTTGTTCAAGTAAAGCCCCCCTTGCTTCAACAATCGACGGGCAGCCGACTTACTATCAAACAAACCAGCTGAAACTGAAAGATCGACAAGGGATAAATTAAGAACCTGATCATAAGCCAAAGAGCAGGACGGCACGTCCTCTGCAATGCCCTCAATGGTCTTCCAATCCAATTTGGCCTCAGCCCCAGGCCTTAATGCTTCAGTTGCCTTAAGAGCCTCAGCTAGACCATCCTCACCATGGACAAAACGGGTAACTTCTTCTGCAAGCTTTCGTTGAGCCGTGTTGGGAATGTAGCCTGGCTTCTTCATATCCTTCTCCAAATCCTTTATCTCTTCCATGTCAAGGAAAGTTAGAACCTTGAGAAACCTCACCACATCCGAGTCCGAAACAGAGAAGAAATACTGATAGAACTTGTAAGGAGACAACATGGCTGCTGAAAGCCAAATTGCACCATCCTCTGACTTGCCAAATTTGGTGCCATCGCCCTTCAAAAGAAGAGGAAATGTCAAGCCATAAGTCCCCTCCCCCTCTGCCTGAAGTATTTTCCGAATAAGCTCAGTCCCAGCAGTTATATTCCCCCACTGATCACTCCCACCAATCTGAACATTAATACCCTCATTCTTAAACAGGTAAAGAAAATCATACCCTTGAAGCAACTGGTACGTGAACTCTGTATAGCTCATTCCCTGTTCCGATTCCAATCTCTTCTTCACACTCTCCTTGGCCATCATAGTTCCAACCCTCGCAAACCGACCCACTTGCTTAAGAAAATCCAGCAACAGAACCTCTTTCCACCAATCATAGTTATTCAAAATCACAAGGGAATCCGAATAATCCCCAGAAAATTTCTGGGCTCGAGAACGAGAACCCAGAATTCTTGTTATTGTATCGGTGATACCCAATGTGTTATTGACCAGAGTTTCTGGGTCGAGCTCTGGCCTCTCCAAGCTCTTACCTGAAGGGTCTCCAACTCTGGCAGTGGCTCCGCCAATCAAAGCAACGGCTCGGTGACCGCATTTCTGGAACCATGAGAGAACGATGATTCCAAGAAGGTTACCCAAATGCAAGGACTGGGCAGTTGGGTCGAAGCCACAGTAGACCTTGAGAGGAGGGAGATTTGGGTCGGAACAAGCATTCCTGAGATTGTCGCTGGTGAGGGATTCAAGCAAACCCCTTTCCTCGAGGATGTCGACGACGTTGGGACGACGGTGAGATTCTCCATTTGTACGATCGGAGACGGCGGAAGAGACGAAGAAATGGTTCCTCCCGAAGCTACTGAAACTGAGCGTTGTGTTGCCATGGAATAGGAGGGAAGAGGACGCAGCTATGGAAGAAGTTCGTGGAGAAGAAAGTGAGCTTCTGAAGGGGAAGTAGAAATGGCTGAAACGGTAATGGAAAGCCCTCGACATTGCGGCACCGGTGCCGCCGGCGGCGGCCGTTACACCAGCCATTCCCAATCCACCAGCCCAAAAACCCAATCCGAAAAGCAGTTTGTCTCTCTCTTCACCTCAACCAATAATGAGCGGCCGTGTGACATATATTTTGACATCTTATGATAATGGAgaatattaatatacatatatatatttatatatatatataacataaagtTAGAAAGTCAAATACAAAATTACTCTCCAATATTATTgttatgggatttttttttttttttttgggctgaaataaTGGGATGTTGTTTGTATCATGattattttggtaatttatatttttattgtaagaTTCTCTAATAGAGATTTTGGTACCAATTGCCCCTATTCATTTTCAACTTTAACTAGCCTTTGATAGAGTCCAAAACATTTTCATagcttttaattaataaattatattaaagtgCAAAAATACT
It encodes:
- the LOC107425480 gene encoding tyrosine--tRNA ligase, chloroplastic/mitochondrial isoform X1; translated protein: MAGVTAAAGGTGAAMSRAFHYRFSHFYFPFRSSLSSPRTSSIAASSSLLFHGNTTLSFSSFGRNHFFVSSAVSDRTNGESHRRPNVVDILEERGLLESLTSDNLRNACSDPNLPPLKVYCGFDPTAQSLHLGNLLGIIVLSWFQKCGHRAVALIGGATARVGDPSGKSLERPELDPETLVNNTLGITDTITRILGSRSRAQKFSGDYSDSLVILNNYDWWKEVLLLDFLKQVGRFARVGTMMAKESVKKRLESEQGMSYTEFTYQLLQGYDFLYLFKNEGINVQIGGSDQWGNITAGTELIRKILQAEGEGTYGLTFPLLLKGDGTKFGKSEDGAIWLSAAMLSPYKFYQYFFSVSDSDVVRFLKVLTFLDMEEIKDLEKDMKKPGYIPNTAQRKLAEEVTRFVHGEDGLAEALKATEALRPGAEAKLDWKTIEGIAEDVPSCSLAYDQVLNLSLVDLSVSAGLFDSKSAARRLLKQGGLYLNNSRVDSESKKVEEEDIVDGKVLLLSAGKKNKALRAVSRVA
- the LOC107425480 gene encoding tyrosine--tRNA ligase, chloroplastic/mitochondrial isoform X2; its protein translation is MAGVTAAAGGTGAAMSRAFHYRFSHFYFPFRSSLSSPRTSSIAASSSLLFHGNTTLSFSSFGRNHFFVSSAVSDRTNGESHRRPNVVDILEERGLLESLTSDNLRNACSDPNLPPLKVYCGFDPTAQSLHLGNLLGIIVLSWFQKCGHRAVALIGGATARVGDPSGKSLERPELDPETLVNNTLGITDTITRILGSRSRAQKFSGDYSDSLVILNNYDWWKEVLLLDFLKQVGRFARVGTMMAKESVKKRLESEQGMSYTEFTYQLLQGYDFLYLFKNEGINVQIGGSDQWGNITAGTELIRKILQAEGEGTYGLTFPLLLKGDGTKFGKSEDGAIWLSAAMLSPYKFYQYFFSVSDSDVVRFLKVLTFLDMEEIKDLEKDMKKPGYIPNTAQRKLAEEVTRFVHGEDGLAEALKATEALRPGAEAKLDWKTIEGIAEDVPSCSLAYDQVLNLSLVDLSVSAGLFDSKSAARRLLKQGGLYLNNSRVDSESKKVEEEDIVDGKVLLLSAGKKNKAFQN
- the LOC107425480 gene encoding tyrosine--tRNA ligase, chloroplastic/mitochondrial isoform X3; its protein translation is MAGVTAAAGGTGAAMSRAFHYRFSHFYFPFRSSLSSPRTSSIAASSSLLFHGNTTLSFSSFGRNHFFVSSAVSDRTNGESHRRPNVVDILEERGLLESLTSDNLRNACSDPNLPPLKVYCGFDPTAQSLHLGNLLGIIVLSWFQKCGHRAVALIGGATARVGDPSGKSLERPELDPETLVNNTLGITDTITRILGSRSRAQKFSGDYSDSLVILNNYDWWKEVLLLDFLKQVGRFARVGTMMAKESVKKRLESEQGMSYTEFTYQLLQGYDFLYLFKNEGINVQIGGSDQWGNITAGTELIRKILQAEGEGTYGLTFPLLLKGDGTKFGKSEDGAIWLSAAMLSPYKFYQYFFSVSDSDVVRFLKVLTFLDMEEIKDLEKDMKKPGYIPNTAQRKLAEEVTRFVHGEDGLAEALKATEALRPGAEAKLDWKTIEGIAEDVPSCSLAYDQALRAVSRVA
- the LOC107425480 gene encoding tyrosine--tRNA ligase, chloroplastic/mitochondrial isoform X5, yielding MAGVTAAAGGTGAAMSRAFHYRFSHFYFPFRSSLSSPRTSSIAASSSLLFHGNTTLSFSSFGRNHFFVSSAVSDRTNGESHRRPNVVDILEERGLLESLTSDNLRNACSDPNLPPLKVYCGFDPTAQSLHLGNLLGIIVLSWFQKCGHRAVALIGGATARVGDPSGKSLERPELDPETLVNNTLGITDTITRILGSRSRAQKFSGDYSDSLVILNNYDWWKEVLLLDFLKQVGRFARVGTMMAKESVKKRLESEQGMSYTEFTYQLLQGYDFLYLFKNEGINVQIGGSDQWGNITAGTELIRKILQAEGEGTYGLTFPLLLKGDGTKFGKSEDGAIWLSAAMLSPYKFYQYFFSVSDSDVVRFLKVLTFLDMEEIKDLEKDMKKPGYIPNTAQRKLAEEVTRFVHGEDGLAEALKATEALRPGAEAKLDWKTIEGIAEDVPSCSLAYDQAFQN
- the LOC107425480 gene encoding tyrosine--tRNA ligase, chloroplastic/mitochondrial isoform X4; this translates as MAGVTAAAGGTGAAMSRAFHYRFSHFYFPFRSSLSSPRTSSIAASSSLLFHGNTTLSFSSFGRNHFFVSSAVSDRTNGESHRRPNVVDILEERGLLESLTSDNLRNACSDPNLPPLKVYCGFDPTAQSLHLGNLLGIIVLSWFQKCGHRAVALIGGATARVGDPSGKSLERPELDPETLVNNTLGITDTITRILGSRSRAQKFSGDYSDSLVILNNYDWWKEVLLLDFLKQVGRFARVGTMMAKESVKKRLESEQGMSYTEFTYQLLQGYDFLYLFKNEGINVQIGGSDQWGNITAGTELIRKILQAEGEGTYGLTFPLLLKGDGTKFGKSEDGAIWLSAAMLSPYKFYQYFFSVSDSDVVRFLKVLTFLDMEEIKDLEKDMKKPGYIPNTAQRKLAEEVTRFVHGEDGLAEALKATEALRPGAEAKLDWKTIEGIAEDVPSCSLAYDQVVSQV